The window GCGAGAGCCGTTGGGCCCGCCGGTCGCGGTTGATTTCGAACGTCTCTGGATTTCGAAGATGAGTATGCTGTCCGGCGGTGGGGTAATCGATCGACTCCTCCTCGAGCCCGTGCCGGTGGCAACGCTCTTCGGAGAGGAGAGGTCGAAGAAGCAATGGGTCTCGCTCGACGAAATGCCCGCGCTGGTGGCGAGCGCGGTTCTCGCCACCGAGGACCGCCGTTTCTTCGACCATACGGGCTTCGATCCGATTGCCGTGGTCCGGGCGATGGTCGCGGACTTCCAGAGCGGCGAGCTTCAGCAAGGGGGCAGCACCTTGACTCAGCAGCTCGTCAAGAATTACTTCCTCGCGCCCGAGCGCACGTTTCGACGCAAGCTTCTGGAGGCCTATCTCGCGATCATCCTGGAAAGCCGGACGAGCAAGAAAGCCATTCTCGAGCTGTACCTGAACGACGTCTATCTCGGCCAACGAGGCTCTTTCGGTATCCGAGGCGTTCCCCAGGCGGCGCAGATTTTTTTTGGCAAGAACATCAAGAACGTGACTCTCCCCGAGGCCGCCCTGCTCGCTGCGACCATCCGCTCGCCGAACGCCAGCTCTCCCTACCGAAGCGTGGATGAAGCACGAAGGCGACGAGACATCGTGCTCGATCAGATGGTGCGTGCGGGATACATCGAAAAGGCCGCCGCCGAGGACGCCAAATCGACGGCGGTGGAGATCGTCCCCGGGGGCGTCGATTGGGGTGAAGCCCCCCATTTCGTGGATGCCCTGCGCGCCGAATTAGCCGACTATAACGTTCACGCCGGAGCTTCTCGGGTCATCTCCACGATGGATCGCTATCTCCAGACGGCCGCTCAAAGGGCGGTCGTCGATGGACTCGAGGAGATTGCCCCCAGGCTCGCTCGACAGGGCAAACCACCACCCCAAGCGGCGTTGGTGGCGATGGAGCCCGGTACCGGCGATGTCCTCGCCATCGTGGGTGCAAGGAGTTATGGAGCGAGTCAGTTCAATCGGGCGCTCGATGCCCACCGGCAGCCGGGGAGCGCGTTCAAACCGTTCGTCTACCTGGCCGCATTCGAGAACGACGCCTCGCTGGGGCCGTGGAGCGTGGTTGTGGACGAGTCGACGACGATCCGGGGCTGGAGGCCTCAAAACTACGACCGGCGATTTCACGGCCGGGTGACTTTTCGACAGGCGCTGGCCCTTTCTCTCAACGTTGCGACGGCGCGAGTCGGAGAACGGGTTGGTTTCGAGCGCATCACGAAGTTATGGGAAGCGTTCGACATGCCCAGCCGGATCGAGCCCTATCCATCCCTCGTGCTCGGAAGCTTCGAGGTCACGCCCCTCGACCTGGCGACGGCCTACGCGGTCCTCGCCAACGGTGGCAAACGGGTCGCACCACGCTTCTTCACGACGATCGAAGACGACGCGGGGAGGGAGTTGGCCTCGAACCCCGTGCGGTCGCGGCGCGTCGTATCGTCCCAAAGCGCGTCAAGGGTCACGGACATGTTGACGACGGTGCTGGAATCGGGTACTGGCCGGGAAGTCCGGGCTCGCGGTCTCAGCGCCCAGGCTGCCGGCAAGACCGGAACGACCGACGACTCGCGAGATGCCTGGTTCGTTGGCTACACACCCGACGTCCTCGCCGTGGTCTGGGTCGGCTATGACGACAACACCCCGCTGGGATTGTCGGGCGCCGAAGCCGCTCTTCCCATCTGGACCACGTTCATGAAAGCGGCCCTGTCGGGCCGCGAGGCGACCCGATTCGAACTGGCGCGACAGTAAGGCGACTGGCTCGAGTGGGAAAAGAGCTTCACATGAGATAACATGATTTCCATAGCCTGAAATCGAGAGCTCCCGGTTGAACGGGACGTGGAGTATCTGGGACGCGGACGGACCTTATGGCTCTCAGCGGACGCTTGGAGGATATGAACGTTCTCGAGATCCTCCAGATCGTCTCCTTCTCCAAGCGAACCGGCTCTCTCGAGATCGATGGCCCCGTCGGTCGCGGTGCTGTGGTCTTCCGCGAAGGTCACATCCAGTGCGCCATTTCCGAATCGACTCACCCGTTGTTCGAGTCCCTGCTCCAAAAACCGCAGGATTCCTCTCGCCTCCAGCTCCTCCACAGCCAGATCCGGGTCGCACTCCAGGAGCTGGTGGCCCTTCGCCAGGGGACATTCGAGTTTCGCGTGACGCCCGACCCGTCGGTTCGCTGGAAGGGTCTCGACGTCGGCAGTTTGCTTCTAACCGAGGGGGTCGAGTCTCAAGCTCTGATGCTCGAGCTCGCGCGCGCGCTCGATGAGAGTCGGCGGGAGGGGGCCAGTCTCCTGGAAAGCTCGGGCGAACCGAACGCCACAATCGTCGATCCGGCGACGACACCTTTCCCCGAATCCGGTCTTACCGTCGTCATAGCCGACGACGAGGAGCAAGTCGCCCGAATCCTGGCGGAGGCCCTATCGGGAGCCGGCTCGAAGGCCGAGATTGCCACGGGAGTGGCGGAAGCTTCCGAATTGGTACGTAACCTCTTGGCCACGGGATCCCGTCTCGCGCTCGTCATCGATGTCGCGATGCCGAGCTCCGGCGGGGAGTCGTTCCAAGGTGGCTTCGAGATCGTGGAGCTCGTCAAGGAGATGGACGCCGACGTACCGATCCTCCTGACGGCCGAGAGTATCTCTCCCCAGATCCGTTCCCGCGCGAAATGGCTCGGGATTGCCAAGATTGCCCACAAGCCGGCGCTGACCAAGCTCGACCCCGACGAGTACGATAACGACCTGCGCTCGTTCGCGGCCACAATCGTCGACGAGCTCACGTCCCTCATCGCCTCCCCCGACGAAGCGACGCCGACGTCCTCGATGCCGCGACTCAACCATGCCGTGATGTTCGACTTTCTGAAGACGATGGCGAAGCAGCTGCTCGCTCCCGGCAACGTCGTCGCTCGCGTAATCCTCCGTGTCGCCTCCCGGTATGCGGAACGTGTCCTGCTCTTTCTCGTAAAGGAATCACGAGCCCGCGGACTCGCCGGCGTACAAGTGGGACGGCTCGACCGACAGGTCTGTGAAGCTGCGAAGAAGCTCATTCTCGATCTGCAGGACGTGCAGCCCTTCGCCGAGGTCGTCTATTCGCGAGGACCGCTATCGGGCTCGCACGACACTCAACCGCTCCCTCCCGAGCTCGAACCGGGGCGGGCCAAGACCTATGCCCTATTGCCCCTCATGCTGAACCACGAGGTGCTTGCGATCATCTATCTGGACAACCCGATTTCCGGAATGAACCTGGCGCATCTCAGCGGTCTCGAGGTGTTTCTCGCTCAGGCGGGCATGGCGATGGAAAACGCCTCTCTGCAAAGGAGGGTACTTTCGATCGGTGAGCAGTTCTCCCTCGAAGACCAGGGACCCCTCACCCAGGAGCTCGCGCCCTTCACCCGGAGCTCGAAGCCATGAGCAGGCGATCCGTACCCCGGCTGGCCCCACTCGTGATGAGGGCGGTGGTCGATTCGGGTGGAGCCAAACAGGAGGGTTACCTCACGAACGTCAGCGCCTCGGGCGCCTTCGTCGTCGTCGACTCGCTCCCCCCGGTAGGCACCGAGGTATCGCTCAGCGCCATCCTGCCGTGGAAACTGGGCGAGCTCGCCGCTCGCGCTCGAGTCATTTGGTGCAGCAAGACCGAGGACCCTATCGGCGCCGGACTGGAGTTCGTCGAGCTCGAAGGTGATTCGCCGCGACTTCTGAAGGCCTATCTCGAGCGCTTCGTCGGGCTCGCGGCGCAACTGGACCCCGGGTCCTGACGGCATTCCCCGGAGAACCTCGAGGGCGCGCGGCAGGGCGAGGGGCTACGCCTTCGAGCCCGCGGCTCGAGTCTTCTTCCGTGCCTTTCTCGCCGAAGAGGATTTGGCCTTTCGGTTACATTTTTGGCAAAGCCCGAAGATCTGGTGCCGGTGAGACTCGATGTTGAACCCATAAGCCTCGGCGATCTCATCCTGAAGTCGCTCGATCTCAGGGCTCAAGAACTCAAGGATCGTCCCGCATTCGGTGCAGATCATGTGGTCGTGATGGGCGTGGCGATACTTGTGCTCGAAACGCGTCAGCCCGTCCTTGAGCTCGATCGCGCTTGCCAGCTGGGCATCGACGAACACCTTCAACGCCCGATAGATCGTCGTGCGGCCGATACCCGGGTGCTTTCTATGGATGACGCGATAGAGGTCGTCGACCGTCATGTGCCCGCTGGTCTCGAGAAAGTGCTCGAGAACAATCTCGCGTTGACGCGAGTGCTTGAGACCGTTCGCGCTAAGGTAGTCGGCGAGCACCCGGAACTCTTCTCTTCGCTCCACCATGCTCATCCTCGAAGATGGGCCGAGAAGAACTCCTCGACCCTGCGCCATGCGTCACGCAAGACATGCTCGCGGTGGAAGTAATGAAACTCGCCCGGGTAGGCGACGAAGTCGACGTTCTTTCCTTTCTTCATCAGCTCGTCGATCAGGTGGAGGGACTCGAGAAACGGTACGTTGACATCGGCCGTGCCGTGGAGGACAAGAAGGGGCCGAACGATTCGATCGACCCGTTCGACGGGCGCCGCCTGGAGGTAGGCCTCCGGGTTCTCGTCGGGGTCGCCGAGGCGACCCACGATCCAGCGGCCCCCCGGATCGCGGTGCCAGTAGCGAAAATCGTGAACTCCCGCGACGTCGATACCGCAACGGAAGAGCTCAGGGTCCTCGGTAAGGGCCTTCAGTGTTAGAAAGCCACCGTAGCTGAGGCCCCAGACACCGATGCGCTCGGGGTCGACATAGAGGAGGCTCTCGAGGTAGGGGACCGAGGCAGCGATATCTTCGTAGTCCCCGCCCCCCAGATCGCGGAAGGGCAGCTGACGCCACTCCTTCCCATACCCGATGCTTCCACGGTAGTCGGGGGCGAGAACGATGTAGCCCTGCTGGGCGAGGTACTGATGGAAGCTGTAGTAAACGGCGTAGTCGCGGCGAATATGCCAGCCTTCGTAGTTCTGCGCAATCCCGTCCCCGTGAATCCACACGATCGCGGGGTGCTTCCGTTCTCGGTCGAGATCGCGCGGCACGAAGAGATAGGCGGGCACTTGGCGCCCGTCGGGCGCGGCGTAGAACACGAGCTCGGGCTCGATCAGCTCGTTCCGATCGACGCTTGGCGGAAGGGAGTACGTCAGCTCGCGAGGAGGCGCGCCGTCGCCGATCTTTAACCAGAAAAGGTCGGCAGGGCGACGCGAGTCGGTGTGCTGGAACAAGAGCTTCGAGCCATCGGGCGACCATCCCCCGAGCTCGTTAACCAGCCCGAAACCCGAGGCGTCCGCCGGCTGAGTGTTCGTGCCCGTTCCCGAAGTCAACCGACGGGGCCCGTCGGCCCCCTCTACATCAACGACGAAGAGGTGGCGCCTTCCGGGATTCATCGCATCGGCGTTGGAATCGAAGGCGATCGACCTTCCGTCGGGAGACCAGGCAAACCGGCGCACCTCCTCGCCATCGCTCGTGAGTGGGCGCGCTTCGCCACCGTTTGCCGAAACCACGTAGAGTCGATCCCATCCGGTGGCATCGCTCACGAAAGCGACGAACCGACCGTCGGGCGCTGGCCTGGGCTCGGCTCCCAGATAACCCAGACTCCACCACTTCACGTCCTCATCCCGATGAAGCGTTCGAAGCTCGCCCGTGGTCGCATCGGCAAGGAGGATCTCTCGGACTCGCAGGTCGGTCGACACCCGCTCGAGCGTCAAGCGCCGGGCGTCGAGCCACCGCGGAAAATGCTCGACCTGGGGGCTGGCCCCAACCGGCACCACGCCGCCTCCCTCGATCGACACAACCCCGACGTCCTGCGGATCTCCCTCGACTCGCTGAAACAGAAGTTTCCGCCCGATGTAGTCGTAGCCTTCCGTTCGGGGCGCGGAGCGCGTGTAGAGGAAGGCAATGCGAGCCCCGTCGGGCGACCACCGAAGGTCCGACTCCGAGACCAGCGTGACCGTAAGGCGCTTCTCGCGACCACTTTCCAGATTCCGTATCCAGACATCCCCGAGCCGAACGAACGCGACCTGTCGCCCGTCGGGTGAAAGACGCACATCGCTCTCCCGGGCCTCCGTCCCGAATACGGCCTGCGGCAAGACCGCCCCGGCTCGAGGAACTTCGTAGAGCTCGCCGTCGCGTTCGAAATAAACGACGCTTCCGTCGGCGCTCCAGAAAGGTGCCCCGACGACGCCGTCTCGGTAGGCGGTTCGCGCCTGGG of the Vicinamibacteria bacterium genome contains:
- a CDS encoding transcriptional repressor, with the translated sequence MVERREEFRVLADYLSANGLKHSRQREIVLEHFLETSGHMTVDDLYRVIHRKHPGIGRTTIYRALKVFVDAQLASAIELKDGLTRFEHKYRHAHHDHMICTECGTILEFLSPEIERLQDEIAEAYGFNIESHRHQIFGLCQKCNRKAKSSSARKARKKTRAAGSKA
- a CDS encoding PilZ domain-containing protein codes for the protein MSRRSVPRLAPLVMRAVVDSGGAKQEGYLTNVSASGAFVVVDSLPPVGTEVSLSAILPWKLGELAARARVIWCSKTEDPIGAGLEFVELEGDSPRLLKAYLERFVGLAAQLDPGS
- a CDS encoding response regulator codes for the protein MALSGRLEDMNVLEILQIVSFSKRTGSLEIDGPVGRGAVVFREGHIQCAISESTHPLFESLLQKPQDSSRLQLLHSQIRVALQELVALRQGTFEFRVTPDPSVRWKGLDVGSLLLTEGVESQALMLELARALDESRREGASLLESSGEPNATIVDPATTPFPESGLTVVIADDEEQVARILAEALSGAGSKAEIATGVAEASELVRNLLATGSRLALVIDVAMPSSGGESFQGGFEIVELVKEMDADVPILLTAESISPQIRSRAKWLGIAKIAHKPALTKLDPDEYDNDLRSFAATIVDELTSLIASPDEATPTSSMPRLNHAVMFDFLKTMAKQLLAPGNVVARVILRVASRYAERVLLFLVKESRARGLAGVQVGRLDRQVCEAAKKLILDLQDVQPFAEVVYSRGPLSGSHDTQPLPPELEPGRAKTYALLPLMLNHEVLAIIYLDNPISGMNLAHLSGLEVFLAQAGMAMENASLQRRVLSIGEQFSLEDQGPLTQELAPFTRSSKP
- a CDS encoding PBP1A family penicillin-binding protein, which encodes MNKTGRKKKRKYSSRRFKIAVYSLSGLTLVLFFAAVVLIFHTLRFTTLIDERLRGKSRERPTWVHARAFEIRKGQRLSQDELIGVLNDLGYRRIGSLGDEPGTFATEGGVVHLRRREPLGPPVAVDFERLWISKMSMLSGGGVIDRLLLEPVPVATLFGEERSKKQWVSLDEMPALVASAVLATEDRRFFDHTGFDPIAVVRAMVADFQSGELQQGGSTLTQQLVKNYFLAPERTFRRKLLEAYLAIILESRTSKKAILELYLNDVYLGQRGSFGIRGVPQAAQIFFGKNIKNVTLPEAALLAATIRSPNASSPYRSVDEARRRRDIVLDQMVRAGYIEKAAAEDAKSTAVEIVPGGVDWGEAPHFVDALRAELADYNVHAGASRVISTMDRYLQTAAQRAVVDGLEEIAPRLARQGKPPPQAALVAMEPGTGDVLAIVGARSYGASQFNRALDAHRQPGSAFKPFVYLAAFENDASLGPWSVVVDESTTIRGWRPQNYDRRFHGRVTFRQALALSLNVATARVGERVGFERITKLWEAFDMPSRIEPYPSLVLGSFEVTPLDLATAYAVLANGGKRVAPRFFTTIEDDAGRELASNPVRSRRVVSSQSASRVTDMLTTVLESGTGREVRARGLSAQAAGKTGTTDDSRDAWFVGYTPDVLAVVWVGYDDNTPLGLSGAEAALPIWTTFMKAALSGREATRFELARQ
- a CDS encoding LpqB family beta-propeller domain-containing protein: MTTMFLTAMALAGLLEVESLLSIRHPGSPAWSPDGSHVAFVWDRAGVQNLFVVDAVGGWPQARTAYRDGVVGAPFWSADGSVVYFERDGELYEVPRAGAVLPQAVFGTEARESDVRLSPDGRQVAFVRLGDVWIRNLESGREKRLTVTLVSESDLRWSPDGARIAFLYTRSAPRTEGYDYIGRKLLFQRVEGDPQDVGVVSIEGGGVVPVGASPQVEHFPRWLDARRLTLERVSTDLRVREILLADATTGELRTLHRDEDVKWWSLGYLGAEPRPAPDGRFVAFVSDATGWDRLYVVSANGGEARPLTSDGEEVRRFAWSPDGRSIAFDSNADAMNPGRRHLFVVDVEGADGPRRLTSGTGTNTQPADASGFGLVNELGGWSPDGSKLLFQHTDSRRPADLFWLKIGDGAPPRELTYSLPPSVDRNELIEPELVFYAAPDGRQVPAYLFVPRDLDRERKHPAIVWIHGDGIAQNYEGWHIRRDYAVYYSFHQYLAQQGYIVLAPDYRGSIGYGKEWRQLPFRDLGGGDYEDIAASVPYLESLLYVDPERIGVWGLSYGGFLTLKALTEDPELFRCGIDVAGVHDFRYWHRDPGGRWIVGRLGDPDENPEAYLQAAPVERVDRIVRPLLVLHGTADVNVPFLESLHLIDELMKKGKNVDFVAYPGEFHYFHREHVLRDAWRRVEEFFSAHLRG